ATTGCACCTGCTGCAGCTGGTTCTGGTATACCAGAAGTAAAGGCTTACTTAAATGGTGTGGATGCCCCTGGAATCTTTTCTCCGAAAACACTGGTCATAAAAGTAAGATGTTTAGGGTTTCACTTCCGTTGAGTTTACTGTTGTATTGTTTTATTTATCGTATGGGAGCAGTTCTGTAGAAGTGGAATGTTAAAATCCATTACATAAAAATTTGAATGACATGCGCCTTGGAATATGGAAAATATCTTAGTTAGGATATAGGAGGAGGATGCTGCTTACACCTAGTTTCAATAACCAATGCTGAATTCAAATATAACATAAATGTTAATTGCACATTAGTTTTATTTATGCGCACCAAAGTCCTTTCTAGCACTTGTAATCCCATAATCCAAAGATCTGAAATAACCTGTGAATGGATAATTTATTGGTAGTTGCAACCAATGGATGATGGGTTAATTTTGGATGAACTATTGAATCATAAGGATAAAATCCGACCTATAATCATTCATTGTATCATCTCGATCTTATCCACACAGTAACCTTTTGGCATTATAGTTTTTATGTTTCTTTGCTCCAGTGGAAAGGCTGACGACTTGGAGTCTGTTATCTTATTAACAGATCATTGGTAGCATTGCTGCCGTGTCAGCTTCTCTTCAAGTTGGCAAGGCAGGACCCATGGTGCATACTGGTGCTTGTATAGCAGCATTACTGGGGCAGGGTGGATCTAAGAAATATGGGATGACATGGAAATGGTTACGGGTGTTCAAGAATGACAGAGACAGGCGTGATCTTGTGACTTGTGGATCAGCTGCAGGAATTGCTGCTGCTTTTCGTGCACCAGTTGGTGGTGTTCTTTTTGCTCTTGAAGAAATGGCATCATGGTATTGCATAACTTAATTGGTTTTAAAAGTGTATCTCGGTTCGCGAATGTTTGCAAATCTCTTTCCCATTTATGGATTCTGGTTCCACCTGGAACTGTTAAATCTTTGTGGAAAAGAGTTCTCGTTGTTCGATTTTAACCTCAAATGTTTTAATCTATTAGGTGGAAGAGTTCTCTACTTTGGAGAACATTCTTCACAACGACTGTGGTTGCTATTGTACTCCGGGCTCTCATTGATGTTTGTAACAACGGCCACTGTGGGTTATTTGGTAAGGGTGGGCTGATAATGTTTGATGTGACCTCAGCAAGTACTGCTTATCACATTGCAGATGTACCTCCTGTGCTGGTTCTTGCAGTAATTGGAGGATTGTTGGGAGGTTTATACAATTATCTTTTGGATAAGGTCCTACGAGTATATAGTGTCATCAACGAGTAAGTATACTTCTTTCCCTCAGCTCGTCTTATCGTCATCATCATCCATCAACATAAAACGAAAAAGAAATTCCATTCCATGAAGTTATTTTTCTAAAGAAGTAAATGTCTTACTGTCCTTCACTTGTCTCACTGTTTCAGAAAAGGAGTTGCATATAAAATACTTCTCGCTTGTGCGATCTCTATAATTACTTCATGTCTGCTATTTGGTCTACCATGGTTTGCACCTTGCCGACCTTGTCCAGCTGATTCATATGAAGCATGTCCAACTATTGGAAGGTCTGGTAACTACAAGAAGTATCAATGTCCACCCGGTCACTACAATGATCTGGCAAGCCTTTTCTTCACTACAAATGATGATGCCATCAAGAATCTTTTCAGCAAAGACACGGATGCTGAGTTCTACATTTTCTCGATCCTAATCTTCTTTGTTACCTGCTTTTTTCTAAGTGTCATCAGTTACGGGATTGTAGCTCCTTCAGGCCTATTTGTCCCTGTTATCGTAACAGGGGCTTCTTATGGACGTTTCGTTGGAATATTATTGGGTTCACGCTCTAACCTCAACCATGGCCTCTTTGCGGTACTAGGTTCTGCTTCTCTTCTCGGGGGATCTATGAGGATAACTGTGTCCACATGTGTTATCCTGTTGGAACTTACCAACAATCTGTTATTGCTTCCCCTGATAATGTTAGTTTTACTCATATCTAAAGCAGTGGCTGATGGTTTTAATGGCAATATTTATGACATTATCATGAAGTTGAAGGGGTTCCCCTACCTAGAAGCTCACGCAGAGCCATACATGAGGCAGCTAACAGTCAATGATGTTGTCACGGGTCCGCTTCAGTTCTTTAACGGTATTGAGAAGGTTAGGAATATCGTACAAGTCTTAAAAACCACGGGGCATAATGGATTTCCTGTGATTGATGAACCTCCAATCTCAATGACACCGGTGTTGTACGGTTTAGTCCTTAGGCAGTATCTTATTGTGttgttaaagaaaaaagctttcttGCCCAGTCCTGTACCCACAGGGATTCATGCCTTTGGGCAGTTGTGTGCAGATGATTTTGGCAAACGGGGATCAGGCAAATGTGACTCGATAGAAAATATAGAATTGACTGATGAAGAGCTGGAGATGTTTATAGACTTGCATCCATTTACAAACAGCTCTCCATATACTGTTGTGGAGACAATGTCATTAGGGAAAGCTCTAATGATATTCAGAGAGGCTGGTTTAAGACATATGTTGGTGATACCGAAGACCTTTGGTGTAAGTAATCTTTTATACTCTTTTTGaacattttgtacttattttattttagaatGTCACTGCTAGACCTAGGTAGATGCACTGATATACCTTATATCTTGTGGACATGATACTCGCCTGAAGCACAGGTGTTCTCCTCATGTTTATATATGCATGTTAGCTTATTTTAATTACTAATACATGAGCTTAATACCCATGAATTGCGACTTTATTCACTGTTGAAGCTTATAATTGGATGACTAGCACGTGAAATTGGTTTTCATCTATTTAAGTAACTTCTGTGTTCATGCTGACTTGTGGTTTTAATGTAATTGTTTTTGTTGTAATGCAGAGATTACCTGTTGTTGGTATATTAACAAGACACGATTTTATGCCTGAGCATATACTGGGGTTGCATCCTTTCCTCTTTAAGAGCAAGTGGAACAGATTACGATTTCGAGTTTCCAGTTTGTATAAAGTTTTCAGGTCATCCCCTGTAAATGGCGTGGATCTAGTTTAGTCACGTCTAAGTTGAGCTCCTTCACAAGGTACATGATTATTGTTTGATTTATAACAGAAACATGCTTTGTGCATTCCTCTTCTAAGCCGAGAAACATGAAGAAATGATGAGCAAGTTCCATGCCATCAACCATGTATGTGCATAGGAAGAGCTACACACCGCACCATAAATTCCTTCTCCTATGCTTTATGGTAGTCATAAACCTTGTTTATATCTTTCTATATGACGCGGGCAGTAACTTTGTGATTTCATTTAGTTAAACAAATATTTTAG
This DNA window, taken from Papaver somniferum cultivar HN1 chromosome 3, ASM357369v1, whole genome shotgun sequence, encodes the following:
- the LOC113355869 gene encoding putative chloride channel-like protein CLC-g isoform X1, with the protein product MEVKTDNEEEEESPGLMEPLLPDYHYHNQFPSPLVRSSNVTSQIALVGAKFCPIESLDYEITENDFFKQDWRSRGCFQIFQYICMKWILCFLIGISVGLVGFFNNLAVENIAGMKFVITSNLMLARKFGGAFTVFALSNLGLTLFSSVITAYIAPAAAGSGIPEVKAYLNGVDAPGIFSPKTLVIKIIGSIAAVSASLQVGKAGPMVHTGACIAALLGQGGSKKYGMTWKWLRVFKNDRDRRDLVTCGSAAGIAAAFRAPVGGVLFALEEMASWWKSSLLWRTFFTTTVVAIVLRALIDVCNNGHCGLFGKGGLIMFDVTSASTAYHIADVPPVLVLAVIGGLLGGLYNYLLDKVLRVYSVINEKGVAYKILLACAISIITSCLLFGLPWFAPCRPCPADSYEACPTIGRSGNYKKYQCPPGHYNDLASLFFTTNDDAIKNLFSKDTDAEFYIFSILIFFVTCFFLSVISYGIVAPSGLFVPVIVTGASYGRFVGILLGSRSNLNHGLFAVLGSASLLGGSMRITVSTCVILLELTNNLLLLPLIMLVLLISKAVADGFNGNIYDIIMKLKGFPYLEAHAEPYMRQLTVNDVVTGPLQFFNGIEKVRNIVQVLKTTGHNGFPVIDEPPISMTPVLYGLVLRQYLIVLLKKKAFLPSPVPTGIHAFGQLCADDFGKRGSGKCDSIENIELTDEELEMFIDLHPFTNSSPYTVVETMSLGKALMIFREAGLRHMLVIPKTFGRLPVVGILTRHDFMPEHILGLHPFLFKSKWNRLRFRVSSLYKVFRSSPVNGVDLV
- the LOC113355869 gene encoding putative chloride channel-like protein CLC-g isoform X2 codes for the protein MKWILCFLIGISVGLVGFFNNLAVENIAGMKFVITSNLMLARKFGGAFTVFALSNLGLTLFSSVITAYIAPAAAGSGIPEVKAYLNGVDAPGIFSPKTLVIKIIGSIAAVSASLQVGKAGPMVHTGACIAALLGQGGSKKYGMTWKWLRVFKNDRDRRDLVTCGSAAGIAAAFRAPVGGVLFALEEMASWWKSSLLWRTFFTTTVVAIVLRALIDVCNNGHCGLFGKGGLIMFDVTSASTAYHIADVPPVLVLAVIGGLLGGLYNYLLDKVLRVYSVINEKGVAYKILLACAISIITSCLLFGLPWFAPCRPCPADSYEACPTIGRSGNYKKYQCPPGHYNDLASLFFTTNDDAIKNLFSKDTDAEFYIFSILIFFVTCFFLSVISYGIVAPSGLFVPVIVTGASYGRFVGILLGSRSNLNHGLFAVLGSASLLGGSMRITVSTCVILLELTNNLLLLPLIMLVLLISKAVADGFNGNIYDIIMKLKGFPYLEAHAEPYMRQLTVNDVVTGPLQFFNGIEKVRNIVQVLKTTGHNGFPVIDEPPISMTPVLYGLVLRQYLIVLLKKKAFLPSPVPTGIHAFGQLCADDFGKRGSGKCDSIENIELTDEELEMFIDLHPFTNSSPYTVVETMSLGKALMIFREAGLRHMLVIPKTFGRLPVVGILTRHDFMPEHILGLHPFLFKSKWNRLRFRVSSLYKVFRSSPVNGVDLV